TTCACTGCCATTCCCGAGAAGGAACGTTTCGTTCCAGTTCTGAATTGAGCTTCAAAATATCGCTATAAACATGAGGCCAGCGATGCTGGCCTTTTTTAATGCACAAAAAAACCCCTCTCGTCATGCGAGAGGGGCTGAACAGACAAAAATCGATGAGCCAGGATGGTTAAACAGAATGCACAGGACGCTTATCGATGACGCTGTCAATGAGGCCATAATCCTTGGCTTCAGTCGGAGACATAAAGAAGTCCCGATCCGTATCCAGTTGAATCTTGTCCAGAGGTTGACCGGTTCGATCAGCTAATTCATTGTTGAGACGATCTTTGAGGAAGAGAATTTCATCGGCTTGAATGCGAATATCGCTGGCTTGACCACGCGCTCCACCCAGAGGCTGGTGAATCATGATCCTGGAATGCTGCAGGCTGCTGCGCTTTCCTTTGGTGCCCGCGCACAGCAGGAAGGCTCCCATGCTGGCGGCAAGGCCGACACAGACCGTGTGCACATCGGGTTTGATGTGCTGCATGGTGTCAAAAATTCCTAGGCCGTCATACACCGAACCACCAGGTGAATTGATGTAGAGGTAAATGTCCTTTTCGGGATCCTCGGCCTCAAGAAAAAGAAGCTGAGCAACAATCCTGTTGGCCGACTCACTTGTCACAGCTTCGCCGAGGAAGATGATCCGCTCGCGCAGCAGGCGTGAGTAGATATCAAACGCCCTTTCCCCGCGCCCGGATTCCTCGATCACGATGGGGATCATGCTGAACCTGCTCACTGGAGGAATCTTAACGGCGGCAAGAGCGGCGCTATGGTTTTCACTTCAAGACAGCAGACCAAGACCTTGACTGGGTTTCCGACAATCTCTGACAGCAAGAAAGCGTTTCACACTGCCTTTCCGTATGTGATTCCTTCGCTGTACAGACGGATTGCTGATGAACTGCTGGTGGAGCTGCACCTGCTCAGCCATCAAACCAATTTCCAGGTCAACGCATTGTTTGCTGTCGGCCTGCGCCAGGTGTTTCGCGCGTTTACCAAGGGGTATCGCCCGGAAGAACAGGTCGAACCCATGTTCGCAGCTCTCTGCAGCTGCAATGGCTTCGATGCGGAGGATTTGAAGGCACTGGCGGAAGGCAGCACCAAAGCAGTGCAGGGTCACAGTGTGGAGGACGTCCAGGCATGGCTCAATGCCAAAGGTGACAAGGCTCCTGAACCACTGGCATCAGGCCTGGCTGCGCTTGGTGGCGAGAATTTTCACTACTCACGACTGATGGCTGTCGGCCTGTTCAGTCTGCTGTCAGATGCACAGGGGAGCGAAAGTGACGATCCCGAGGCACTGAGTGCAACAGCTCATGCCCTTGGCGAGCAAATTGGCCTCTCGCGCCCCCGCCTTGAAAAGGATCTCAGTCTCTATCGCAGCAACCTCGACAAGATGACCCAAGCTGTCGAGCTGATGGAAGAAACGCTGGCAGCGGAACGTCGCAAGCGGGAGCGTCAGCAAGCGGAAAAGGTCTCTCAAGGCTGAGGCGCCAACTGCAGCTCCCCGTTCATGCGCCACCAAGTCTTCTGGGTTTGCTGGCTCTGAAGCGGTTGGAGACGGAAGCGCAATACCGATGCACGTTCAACGGGTTGCGGCCAGAGACCACCAAGCAGATTTAGTTGTTTGAGTGTCTCTGGCAATACCTCCACGGTGAGGTCTGCATCACCATCGACGCCGCGTGACAAAAACGCATCGTTCGCTGGTTCAATGCCAAAACCAATGCTGAGCACATTGAACTCACCCTCACGCAACCACTGCCAGCCACCAACAAGGTCACGTTCGTCATCGTCACGACGACCCCAGAATCTTGGATCTTCTCCAGTTGCCGTTAAGGCTATTGAGGACAAACGTTCAAAGCCTGTGGATTGCATGCGCTCAGCAACGACCTGAAGCACGGTCTGCCATGCCTCACGGTCTCCATTCAGTTCCAGCTGAACCTGCAGTCCGGCTTGGTAACCACCGCTCTCACGTTGTTGCAGTCTTAAGGCGAAGGGTCGATTCGCAAGGAGCGTGCGCATGGAAGCGTTCAGGCCGTAATGCGTCTCCAAAGGAGCCTGAATGATCTGCCGAGACAGCAGTGTTCCCAGAATCAAGTCAAGGCGGCGCCCCTCAACGCTTAACAACGAGGAGGGTGACTCTGAGACCGGGCTTGCAGCAGGCAGGGTGAATCCATCTGTGATGGAGACGCGCTGGCTGACGGCACTCAGGGGACGTTCACCGATCACGCCATTCCAGCGAAGACGGTCGGATGTCAGCTGAAGCCGAATGCATCCCTCGCGACCCTGCTGGAGCAGTGGTGCCAGGGTTCCACTGAGGGAGGCAACCGCATCAGACCTCCAATACACAGACGGACCGCGATCAAGGCTGATCAGACATGAGGCCAACAGCGTGTGGGGTTGAACAACAGGCTGAACTGACGAATCGGCGTCTAAGAGTCTTTCCAGTTGCTGTCGATGCAGCGCATCAGATCCCAGCAGCACCAGCGCCCCGACCCGGTGTTGATGCACCGCGGTGAGATTGGTTGGCAATGCTGCCGCTGAAAGCACTAGATAGGCCTCTCCATCCTGAGACCAGGCTTGCCACCAGACAGAACTACCGTATCTCAGCCAAAGATCACTGGCCGGCTGAACCCCGAGACGATCGCTCCAGAGCCGTGGAGGCGTCCGTGCAGGATCACCCCTGAAGCTCTGAATCATGATCAGAGCGCGTGAGAGACGCGCCAATGCACCGACCGATGTGTCGTCATTGAATGCACGACTGGACGTGAGCTTCAAGCCCACACATCCGGCGACGAGCAAAGTTGCGATGCCCAAGGCTGTGCAACCAAATCTCAGGGCACCGAATCGAGATAATCGAAACCAGTGGCGCAGATGTTCAGCTGCGGCCACTGGTGGAACGGCGACGACGTCGGTCTTTCCACTCCACAGTGGAGAGATAGATCACTGCACCGCTGACAAACACAAGGAGCGACGCAGCAGCGATCGCGAGAACCTGATTCAAGAGAGGAGACTGAAGGGTCTCAGACACGTCAGAAGTTCAGCGTGCCGTCACCATTACGACCCCACACCACCATGGCGATCGAGAAGCTGAAACAAGCAGCCAGAGCAGCCCATCCGAGGGTGAAAAGCATTGAGGTGTCGTTGCGATGTGGGAACTTTACCTAAGGTTCAAGTCCAACACTTGCTGTTCGTTCACGAGATCACATGACTTCGTCATCAAGCGGGACCTCAACGGTTCTCGAGCGTGAACGTTCAACCCTGCGTTATCCACAGGCGAGGGTCATCGTTCTGGACGATGACATCAATACTTTTGAGCATGTGGTCGAGTGTCTCTGCAAGATCGTCCCCGGAATGAACGCAGACCGTGCCTGGGCATTGGCGCGTCGTATTGATGGAGAGGGAGCAGCTGAAGTGTGGTGTGGCCCTCTCGAACAGGCAGAGCTCTACCACCAACTACTGGGCGCCCAGGGCTTGACGATGGCTCCAGTCGAACGGTGTTGATCTAGCCACTAGGGTCTGGCGACGCTTCCGACCGTTCCGTGGGATCAGCTCGCTTTATCGCACTTTCCTTACGCCTGGGCTTGTTCCAGGCATGTCTGGGTGCGCTGTCTGTCCTCACACTGGGCATCTTCAACCGATTGCTGATCGACGAATTTGAGGTTCCTGCTGCTCTGACCGCACTTGCTCTGGGCAGTCAACAGCTCGTGGCCTTTACGCGCGTCTGGTTCGGACAACGATCGGACCGCTGTCGGTGGAGAGGACTTCGCCGAACTCCATTCATCCTTGGAGGAGCAGCGGCCTTCTGCACGCTCACCTGGGTGGCAGGGCGCACTGTGCTGTGGATCGCTGAAGCGTCGCAACAGGGCGACAGCAGCAGTGTGGTGATCAGGGGTTTAGTTCTTGCCGTGGTGTTCCTGTTGTATGGCCTCGCCATTTCGGCCAGCTCCACACCTTTCGCTGCTCTATTGGTGGATGTCAGCACCGAGAAGCAACGTCCAGCGCTGGTGTCTGTGGTCTGGTCGATGTTGATGGTGGGCATTGTGGCGGGAGCCATTCTGTTAAGTGCCTTCCTTGGATCGTCATGCGCGAGTGCCGGCATCGATGCCGTGATCAGCGGCGTGGACCGACTTGTGAGCGTGGCCCCTTGGGTGATCTTCACTCTGGTTGTGGTGTCGATTGCAGGTGTTGAACCGCGGCAGAGCAGCCAGTTGACCAATGCTGAAACAGGCAAAAGCACGGAACAGGAGATCTCTCTGGGAGCTGCTTGGCAGGTGCTTCGCTCATCACCACAAGTGGGGTATTTCTTCGCCGTGCTCTCCTTGTTCACCTTTTCACTGTTCTTGCAGGAAGCGGTGCTGGAGCCCTACGGAGGTGCGGTTTTTGGCATGGACGTTTGCACTACGACACGACTGAATGCCATCTGGGGTGTTGGCACCCTGGTGGGGATCGCCAGCACTGGTTTTTTGCTCACACCGCGGCTGGGCGCACAACGCACAGCCCTGCTGGGTGGACTGTTATCTGCATGCTTTGTGTTGGGGATCGTGGTTGCAGGAGCCTTGGACTCCGAAGCACTCTTCCGAACAGCACTGTTTCTGTTTGGTGCCGCAGCAGGGATCAGCACCAATGCAAGCCTCACCCTGATGCTGGGTCTCACGTCACCGTTGATGGCTGGAACGTTTATTGGTGTTTGGGGATTGGCGCAGGCCTATGCGCGGGGTCTGGCCACGATCAGTGGTGGCGCCCTCCTCAGTGGGTTTGGAACTTTGATGGGATCCCAGAACAGCTTCGCTGCCTATGCCGGGGTGTTCATCATTCAGGCGATCGGTCTACTGGTGGCAGGTTTGTTGTTGCTGCGCGTCGATACCAAGATGTTTCAGCGCAAAGTCGAGACAGCACTCAGCTCAATCCTTGCCAATGAACTGGACTGATCAACGACGTGATTGCTGTTGCTCAAGCCGCTGGTTGACGACTGCTGCGGGCCAATCGCAGGAGAGCTGTAGTTTTCAGACGACGGTTCTCGGCTTCGAGTACGTAGCGCAACACCTTTCCAGGGCAAAACGCCAAGCCGCGAACTTCATCACCGTGGACCTCAGCAGTCAAAACTCTGGCTTGAGGTCCACATCGGTCCTGCAGTGGACCGATCACCTCGCGGCAAAGCCTGTCAACAGATCGAAGCATGGGCGATGTGATCGCTCTCTTCTCTGTAGCCAGATCCACTAGCTTCAACCAACGCTTGTACAGAAGGTCTTCAGAAGGTCGTGGGTCGTCTGGTCATCACGCACAGCACCTACGTGGAGGGATTGATTCCCTGGCTGAAGGTTCTTGCCAGAGACCCTGAGATTCAGACCATCACACCTGGCGTCATTGCACGGGTCCGCGGACGGTGCTCTGGTCTTCAACTGCGTGTGTCTACACCCGTGTGTGGGGGGTACAAGGTCATGGCCCGACGTGGCACCACTGCACAGGAGGTGTTCGTGGTCACGCAGTTGGAACGCGATGAACTGCGCAAGCGAATTGACCATTGCAGCCCCTAGTCGAATTAGGTGTCGTTAACGGCCCATTGACATGGCACTCGGCGGCAAACTTTCGCGATTCTTCGGTTTTGACCTCTAGCCGCAAGGAGACAGCTGGATACGTTGCGCGTATCCGCAAGGTTGAGATGGAAACGATCGATCGAGAGGTGGTGAGCGTGCTTCTCTTTCAGCAATGGCTGGAAGCCACTGAACACGCCCATTGGGATGAAGCCGCGATGGCGCTCTACAAACTTCAAGCCATCGAACACGGTGAGACATTCAAGGATCTAACAATCCATGAGACTGGATCAGACACAGCCATTGGCGAGCTGAAAGCTGCGTAGAAAGCCAATCTTGCATTTGAATTGCAATGCAGTGCAAGACTTCCACATCCGAACCTGATCAACAGCTTCTAAGAGGTGAGTTGCAAAACTAATGACGCATTCACGGACGGCGATCCGTTCGAGTGCTAATAAAGAAAAATCTGCTGTGCAAAAGATGGCTGACCATCAGGAACAGACACTCACACCCCGCGAGATGGTACGCGCTCACTTGCCGATTGTGCTGGATCTGATCAAGACAGCGTCCCTCGTGGTGGTGGCCGTGAGCGGAATGTTGGTCAGCCATCACACCCATGAAATGTCATTAGAGATCAAGAGCGCGAACAATCAGACCACACCCATGATTGATCCGATGCCGTAAACCGTTGAAAACAGAATATCAAAAGAGAAGACTTTGGCTTTTGTTTGATCAATGCATCCTCGATCTCTTTGAAACAAGCATTGACAGCACCACTTCGCCGACGATGACGACTCTTATGAGAGCGTCAAAGCGCATGCCTGTAATCAAGCTCAAACCTGTCACATAGGTTTGATATTTTTTTCTACAGCCAAAATCGCAGAAGTCCCCGCTGAGGCGCTTGGCCTGAACACGATGAAAGAGGTAGATCGCAGGATATTCGCGCACTTGAACGCATTCAACATCATCCAGCGCCGCCTCCCAAAGAATCCTTTACTGCACATCAAAGGCTGCAATCTATCCGGCAAATATTGCTTCAACCAATGTCGCTTGCAAAAAACAATGATTCGCTGATTCATAATCCCCCAGCTGAGCTACCTCGTTTGGTCCGGGCAAATGCAGTGGCGCTGTGCACCACTGCAAACTGTTACTAAAAACAATTGCAGCTCCACAACTTCCAATGTCAGATGGGCACGAGAAACTCAAAGCAGCAACCACTCCTGAAGCTGCTGATGAAATCGCAAAAGAAGCAGGGTTTGCAATGCCCGCAGAAGATATTCAATCAATGCAATCGCAATCTTGAGAATTGACAGACGAGGAGCTGGAAGGTGCAGCTGGTGGCCATGTGCTCAGCTTTATCTGTCGTCAGGAGACCCCTCGGCAAGATTGTCAACTCACTACGTGAGATGGTGGAAAACTCCCAGTGGTGGTGCGAGTAGCGCGTTGCCAGAGCCGGAAGCAGCGAAGAAGTGTTTTTAGTCTCGCACTTTTAAAAGCCCCTTCGACCTCAAGCACTCTGCATTGACAGTGACCGTTGTGCGCTTGCAGGCATCGCTAACGACCTTTGCTATGAAAAGGCTGTAGCTACGTGCCCTCCAATGTCCCTAGAACAACTCAAGGCATTTATCTCCAAAGTCAGAGGAGATTCAAATCATCAGGAAAGACTAAAAGCAGCAAAGTCACCTGAAGATGTTATAGATATCACTAAAGAACATGGACATGAATTTACTGCTGATAAGATCATTCAGCTCAGCAAAAAAGTTCTAGAAACGTGTTTGGAGGTATGGATACTTCCTTCTTTGACTCGGCATGCTATGAGGACTCAAAGCCTCTGCAGTGACAGGGATTTTTTACTGCTTCAACAGCCTGATTAATCCGATCAATCAGCATTTGATATCTGGCATAATTGAGTGCATTTAATATCAATTAGTGCATTGAATGTAAGATTACAAACCAGTCTTTGAACCTGAACACAAAGCAATTTAACTACGACTGTGGTGTGTCTGCTGCACGTGGTTCTTTCTATGACAGGTGGAAGGTAAAAAACAAGCAAACTCGACCCGCATAAACACTGGCATCTCAGCTGCTTGTGTTTCCCTACAAGGCTCTGGAAGGCACCTCTAATTGATCTTAGGTGTATTGACATCATTACTGGCTAGAACGGCCTCTGAGATGATTCTGGAGCCATTGTCGAGAGACTTGTTGGATTCATGCTGATTTAGTGACTCAAAGGCTTGATTTGATGCTATGGTTTTGTGAGTTGCTTAGATTAAATGCCACTTCCCTGGCCGATTCCGTTACCTCGTCCTCTTTCCTTGGAGAACGTTGATACTTTAACTGGTACGCCAGAAGCAGATAACTTTAAACTTGAACCACCTGGGTTTGAGACACAATCTTTAGATGATGATTTCATCCCGGTGGACATAGACTTTGCAAACAATCTTATTGCTCTCGGCATTCCAACAATTGTTGATTTGTCTGAAGACACTGAGGTTGATCTTCTTGTTTATCAAGAAGCAGACGGTCCAGAGTACTTTCCTGGATTCACCGATCCTCTTGCACGATCCTACACCTTAATCGAAAACTTTGATCCTGTTGAAGATCAAATCCTTGTTGACGGTGGTAGAGGAGGTTTTATTACAATAATGAGTGATGAAAACGATATACCCATGCTCAATGATGTTATTGAGCCTTCCCTTGAGTTACCTCCATTTGAATATGATCCATTTAATCCAATAGTTGCGTTTGGTGAGTGATTAAATAAATACTTGGGAGGTCATTTGGTTTGACCTCTCATTGCTTTTTCAGAGCTGCCAAATGATTGATCTCTTGCTATGACCAGGCATTAGCTCCACGTCCTCCAATGTCAGAAGAGCAACTAAAAGCCTTTCTAGAAAAGGTCAAAGGTGACACCAGTCTTCAGGAGAAGCTCAAAGCCGCTGCTGATTCAGACGCAGTTCTTGCGATTGCAAAAGAGGCTGGGTTTAGTATTTCTGCTGATGACATGAAAAAGGCTCAATCAGAGATTGAAGACGTAGAGCTGGAAGGCGCGGCTGGAGGGCAACAGCGAAGGGGTTGTGAACCTTGCTCGACCTGGGGCTGGCATCACACTTCTACGGAATCTGCTCGAGAACCTTGCAGAATGTAGATTCTCTCAATGTTGTCTCTCTGCTGAGGGGTCTCCTCACTGCTGATGACAAATGCTAGAAATGATTTCCAGGCTTTTTTGTTGATCAAGGCGCACCTGCATTAACAGGAGCTTTTTTGCTTCAATCGTCTGACTAACCCCATCAATCAGCCTTCAATAACTGGCACCATCATTAGCTAATCGCCAGCATTAGTCTCGATAAAAAATGACAGAAATTAGAGAAGCCTATTTATACGACCATGACGAGCCACATCCCCCGTATGCCCCCCCTCTGATTCTGAGCAAGGTGGAGGGGGTGCCTAGTTGATAATTGCAGACAACCTATTTCTGCTGTCTTGGGGAGACAATATCACTCTGACTGTCACTCCAAACCATTGCAGCCGTAGAGAATATCTAGGATTGACTTAGGATTCTGGATTGGCAGCATGGTCAGATGCATTGCTATGACTAGGGACTCTGTCTTTTTTATGTCAACTCTGTCTGCACGGTAGATGAGATATCTACAGCAGTGTGGGGCACCAGTGTTCCAGAAGGACTAACCAAACTGCTCCACAAACATAGCCTTGAGCCTTTGATTGATTGATTGCTGGCGTTGATATCGATTGAGGTCTTTATTTTTTATCTCATTCTAAGACTTATTGCGTCTCACCCCCTCTTTATTGTTCCGATCTGTCTCGGCTCTCTCTAAATATGCTGATTCCGACCGAGACCAAACAACAAACTATCTGCAAAGAGCTTCAGGAGCTTCAAGACCTGTAGGAGACCAGTGGCAAGTCCCTCAGCCAACTCGCTGGAGAGCTTTTCATTGATGGTCTGAATGCAAGGAGAGTCAGCAACCCTGACGCTTCTGCTGTGGACCTTCTGAAGCGTGCTCTGGTGATGCTGGAAGCGTCTTGAGTGTGTGGCAACTGTGTAGCAATTGCCCATTCAACCGATATTCGCCATTCCTTCTAAATCCCAGTCTCTGACTAGGATTTTGAATAGGTGGACCCCTTGACCGTGCGAGCCCCAGTGTTCGACCTGGAGTTACCAGAAGGGGCAACAAAGTGGGGATTCGTTTCCGGCTACGAGGCCGGTTTACGGCACCATCACGACAGTCGCCCCAAGTCGAAAGAGAGTCAGATCAGAGCACTAGAGAAAGGCTGTCACCAATCAGGGAGTCCTTGTTCAATTTAGAGGATTCGGCCAGACCGACCGAATGTTTGTCAGCACGTCTCTGGCTTCACCATCACGAGCATCAGCATCAGGTTGCTGAAGCAGCACGGTGACATGGCCCATCTTGCGACCCGGCATTTCCTCCTTTCCATACCAGTGGAGATGTGAACCAGGAATGGTCTGCAAAGCCGTCAGCCGCTCGTCAAGTGGAAGCTCAGCATCCGATCCAAGGCCAAGCAAGTTGACCATCAGAGCACCAGGAGCCACCAGCTCCGTTGAAGGAACGGGCAAACCGGCAGTGATGCACAACTGTTGATCGAACTGACTGCTATTGCAAGCTTCGATGGAGAAATGGCCCGAATTGTGCGTGCGAGGGGCTACTTCATTCACCATCAAACCTTGCGGTCCATAGAAGTATTCCAGTGCCATCACACCCACGTAATTCAGATGCGTGAGCAGAGAGGCTGCGATGTTGTATGCAGTGGCCTCCAGCAGTTGATCCGCCGGTGCAGGGGCCAGAACCCAGTCACAGACCTGGCTGCTCTGATGCGTTTCAACCAAAGGGAACGAACGAATCCGACCCTGTTGATCCCTGCTCAACACCAGAGCAAGTTCACGGTCGTATGGCACCCAGGCTTCAAGCAACCAGTCCTTGGCAACAACGCTGCTGAGCAGCTCGCTTAAAGCAAGACGATCCTTGATCACACGGGTGCCCTTGCCGTCATAACCGCCATGGCCTGCCTTGGCCATCACGGGGAACCGCCAATCGTCCGGCAGTGCCAACGTTTTTAGGTCAATCTCATCCAAGCCAACCCAATCAGGACTAGGTAGATCAAGGTCATCCAGCAAGCGACGCTGCGACAACTTGTTGACCAGAGGCTTCAGGCTCTGGATTGATGGCTTGAACAACACACCATCCTGCTCAAGACTCTGCAAAGCCTCAACAGGAATCCATTCATTTTCGAAGGTGATGCCGCTGCAGCAACCAGCCAGTGATGCAGTGGCTATGGCATCGGTTGGAGCACCGATGACCTGATGCTGCGCAGAAGCTGCGGCAGGGTCTTGATCAGACGCACTCTGAATAGCAACTGGAATCCCTCTGGCTTGACCTGCCTCACAGAGCATCAAGGCGAGCTGACCACCTCCGACGACCCCGATTGTGCCGGCATCATTCGGCATCACCTTGGACCTACTTCAACCAAAAGCTTGCCATCCAGCCAGCGTCAACGGGGCTCAAATCAGTGATCGATCGTCACTAAGGCCGTAGCGAATGGCCGTCAACAACAACACGATCAAAAACAGCGCCAGACCAACAGTGCAGGCGTAACTGATTTCAAGCTCTGCAAAAGCCTGGTCGTAGACGTAATAGACGAGTGTTCGTGTGGAATCTGCCGGCCCTCCTTGCGTCATTAAAAACACCTCTTCAAACACCTTGGTAGCTGCAATGGCAGAGATCACGGCCACAAGGGTGAGGTAAGGGCGCAACAAAGGCAGCGTGATGTCTGCATGTTTTCTCCAGCCCTCACTGCCATCCAGTTCAGCCGCTTCATAGAGCTCTTTCGGGATGCCCTGCAGGCCTCCCAGAAAAATCACCATGTAGTAGCCAAGTCCTTTCCAAAGGGTCACCAACATCACCGATGGAAGAGCCAGAAATGGACTGGTGAGAAAGTCGATGGACACAAATCCCGAACCAATCAGTGCCCCCAACCAACCGTTGATCAGACCGTTTTCGGCATACAGCCAGCGAAAGGCGATGGCCGCCACCACGATCGACACCAAGACAGGGGTATAGAAAGCGGCCCTAAGCCAGTGAATCCCTGGCAGCACTTGATTCACCAGCACAGCCAGCACCAAGGCACCCAGCACAATCGGCGGCACCACCCCAAACAGATAGATCAGCGTGGTGCCCAGCACGCGGTAAAACATCGGATCGCCGATGAGTCGACGCACATTGGCCAGACCAATGAACTGCAATGGCTCTGAAACGTCCAAGCCCGTCTGCGTGAAACTCATCAGCAGAGCCATGCCAGCTGGGATCAGCACAGAAAGGCTCAGCAGGATCAACGCCGGAGTGAGAAAAGCCCAAGCGGTCAGACTGGCGCGAGCATCAGGCCTGGAGACGGGCTTCATCAGACTCAGGACACCTGCGGCTGAGGATAGGGTCAGTCGATCAGAACAACTGCGGATTGAATCCGCAGCCACGGCCCATGAGCACCACAGCGGAGGGAATGGCATTGCAGGAGCGCACGCGCATCAACGTGCCACTCGAGCGCAACCCTTATGAAGTGGTGATTGGGGAGGGCATGGTCGGCGCCATTGGCGAAACGCTCTCTGCCATGGACGTCCGCAAGGGAACCAAAGTGCTGGTGGTCAGCAATCCCGATGTTGCCGGTCCCTACGGAGACAGCTGCCTGAACAGTCTGCGCACAGCAGGCTTTGATCCTGTGCTGCTACAGATCGAGGCTGGAGAGGAAGGCAAAACGCTGCAGACCCTGAGCCAGATTCTTGATCAAGCCCAGCAGGAAGGGCTGGAACGCACGTCAATGATGTTGGCCCTTGGCGGCGGAGTCGTGGGCGACATGACGGGCTTTGCCGCTGCCTGCTGGTTGCGCGGCGTGGGAGTGATCCAAATGCCCACCACACTGCTGGCCATGGTGGATGCTTCTATCGGTGGCAAAACCGGCGTCAACCATCCCAAAGGGAAGAACCTGATCGGTGCTTTTCATCAGCCAAGGCTCGTGGCCATTGATCCGAACACCCTGAAAACACTGCCGGTGCGTGAATTCAGAGCCGGTATGGCAGAAGTAATCAAGTACGGCGTCATCGGCGACCCGGACCTGTTCACCAGCATGGAAGAGGCAGTGAATCTGTCAGACCCGGCTGCGATGCCGGCAGCCATGCTGCACAACATCCTGGTGCGTTCGGCCCAGGCCAAAGCCGCCGTTGTGGCTGCGGATGAGCGTGAAAGCGGCCGTCGCGCCATCCTCAACTACGGCCACACCTTCGGCCATGTGGTGGAGACCCTGACCGGATATGGAACCTGGCTCCATGGAGAAGCCGTGGCAATCGGCATGGTTGCGGTGGGACGCTTGGCTGTGTTGAAGGGACTATGGAGCGAATCGGATCAGATGCGTCAGGTGCGTTTGATCGAAAAAGCCGGTCTCCCCACGGCCTGGCCCACCCTTGACGAGGATGCGGTGCTGACCACGCTTCGTGGTGACAAAAAAGTCCGTCACGGAAGGCTGCGATTTGTGCTCCCCACCCGCATCGGTGAGGTGGTGATCCGTGATGACATCAACGACAACGATGTGAAGGAGTGCCTGGCGGCTCTGGCCTGATCAGCCGGGCTCCCGCAGAAAACGGCTGGGAGTTGCCATCAGCGGCCCATCGTGATCCGCATCGCGTTCAAAAGCCAGCCAACGCAACTCCCCCAGACAACTGGGATCCACAAGACGCAGCAGCGCCTCACGTCGACGCAAGGCCTCATCCAGCTGATGTCCTGGTAATTGCTGCAGCGCAGTGAACCGCTCTGAAAGGCCTAGCGCCAGCAGGGCCTCTCCTTGCCGACACTGACCGACCGGTGTCCAGCCCGTTGCCTTCGCAGAGTCCAGAAGAGTTTCAAGGCACAGATGTGCCGTGATGTCCTGTTCACCGGCATGACGCAGAACATCCCCTGTGGCTTGCTGTTGGCGATAGGCCGTCAGAGTTCCATCCGGACGTCTGGCGGAGTAGTAACGACTTGCCTCCATTGCATAGTCAACCACCAGCAGCATGCCGGCCTGTATGGCATCACTGGCCTGACGAAGCCAAGGCTCCACCGCGTGATGCCATTCCGTGGCCCATCCGTTGTCAACACCCATCGGAGGGAGTTGCAATCCAGTCCGCTGCGCTTGCTGCTGGATCTGCGTCGCCAACGCCTCCGGCAAAGGACCATCGGCCCATACAAGTGATCCCGGGCCTTGATCGGATGGCTGCAGCTTCACCAGCTGACGC
This region of Synechococcus sp. NOUM97013 genomic DNA includes:
- the aroB gene encoding 3-dehydroquinate synthase, yielding MALQERTRINVPLERNPYEVVIGEGMVGAIGETLSAMDVRKGTKVLVVSNPDVAGPYGDSCLNSLRTAGFDPVLLQIEAGEEGKTLQTLSQILDQAQQEGLERTSMMLALGGGVVGDMTGFAAACWLRGVGVIQMPTTLLAMVDASIGGKTGVNHPKGKNLIGAFHQPRLVAIDPNTLKTLPVREFRAGMAEVIKYGVIGDPDLFTSMEEAVNLSDPAAMPAAMLHNILVRSAQAKAAVVAADERESGRRAILNYGHTFGHVVETLTGYGTWLHGEAVAIGMVAVGRLAVLKGLWSESDQMRQVRLIEKAGLPTAWPTLDEDAVLTTLRGDKKVRHGRLRFVLPTRIGEVVIRDDINDNDVKECLAALA
- a CDS encoding carbohydrate ABC transporter permease, which encodes MKPVSRPDARASLTAWAFLTPALILLSLSVLIPAGMALLMSFTQTGLDVSEPLQFIGLANVRRLIGDPMFYRVLGTTLIYLFGVVPPIVLGALVLAVLVNQVLPGIHWLRAAFYTPVLVSIVVAAIAFRWLYAENGLINGWLGALIGSGFVSIDFLTSPFLALPSVMLVTLWKGLGYYMVIFLGGLQGIPKELYEAAELDGSEGWRKHADITLPLLRPYLTLVAVISAIAATKVFEEVFLMTQGGPADSTRTLVYYVYDQAFAELEISYACTVGLALFLIVLLLTAIRYGLSDDRSLI
- a CDS encoding 5-(carboxyamino)imidazole ribonucleotide synthase; this translates as MPNDAGTIGVVGGGQLALMLCEAGQARGIPVAIQSASDQDPAAASAQHQVIGAPTDAIATASLAGCCSGITFENEWIPVEALQSLEQDGVLFKPSIQSLKPLVNKLSQRRLLDDLDLPSPDWVGLDEIDLKTLALPDDWRFPVMAKAGHGGYDGKGTRVIKDRLALSELLSSVVAKDWLLEAWVPYDRELALVLSRDQQGRIRSFPLVETHQSSQVCDWVLAPAPADQLLEATAYNIAASLLTHLNYVGVMALEYFYGPQGLMVNEVAPRTHNSGHFSIEACNSSQFDQQLCITAGLPVPSTELVAPGALMVNLLGLGSDAELPLDERLTALQTIPGSHLHWYGKEEMPGRKMGHVTVLLQQPDADARDGEARDVLTNIRSVWPNPLN
- a CDS encoding class I SAM-dependent methyltransferase, which translates into the protein MKASDVPCPDWMQQRLKFHGSQVPLSTFMEWALHDPEHGAYGSGHLRVGTDGDFVTSPSLGDDFSALLALQLIEWLKVLARRHPDQLLSVVDVGPGEGHLMDQLRPHLAAEAPDLIGRLECVLVELNPGMEARQRSLLSSDHPIPCRWSALEDLRAAPLVGTVIAHELLDAFPVERLIVRNGALQRQLVKLQPSDQGPGSLVWADGPLPEALATQIQQQAQRTGLQLPPMGVDNGWATEWHHAVEPWLRQASDAIQAGMLLVVDYAMEASRYYSARRPDGTLTAYRQQQATGDVLRHAGEQDITAHLCLETLLDSAKATGWTPVGQCRQGEALLALGLSERFTALQQLPGHQLDEALRRREALLRLVDPSCLGELRWLAFERDADHDGPLMATPSRFLREPG